CGCGGGCACGCCCTGCTTCAGCGGCACCTCGCTCGGCTGATAGCCGCCCTGCACCGTGATCGTCACCTCCTGCACCGCGTCGCCGCCCGTCGCCTGGGGCTTCGCGTCGGCCTTCGGCGCGTCCGTGGGCGTCAGCAGGAAGCCGATGAAGTACTCCGCGTCCTCGGGCATCGGCAGACGCACCGTCACCTCCCGCTCCACGTCCGAGGGAGGCAGCGCACCGCTCAGGTACGCGCCGCCCGCCTCGGGCACCAGCGGCGCGGACGCGCCCGTCACCTCCACCACGCCCTTGCGTCCCACGAGCGGCAGCGGCTGACGGAAGGCATCCGTCACCCAGACCCGCACCTCACCGGAGCGCAGGGACAGCACCTCCAGATGCGTGTCGCCGCTCATCGCCACGACGCCGCCGTGGAAGGGCGTGTGGTCGTGCTCCAGCGCCACCGCCTCGGCCACCACGCGCCCCTCCGCCTCGGTGCCCTTCACGTGCACGCGCTGCCCCACGCGCGTGCTCAACAGGCTCTTCGCGTCCTGCCCCGGGGCGGCGAACACCCGCGTGGTGACGCCGCCATCTCGGACCAATGAGTACACGCCGCCCTGCTTCGCGCAGTCCGCCGCGCTCAGGCCCTCGGAAGGAGCCGCGGGACACGGCGCCACACGCAGCGTCCCCACGAGCCCACCACCGTGTCCATTCGCCTCCAGGTGCGCTGAGAAGCGCGCGACCTCTGGCTTCCCGTCCTTCACCACCGTCACCACCATGGCCAGGTGCTCATCACCGTGCTCGGGCCCCTGCCCCACCAGATGGTCGCCCGAGGGCGTCAGCGTGACGTCCGGATGGCCACCCTTGGCGACCTTCACCGAGCCCGTGGCGCCCTCCACCGGACGCGGCGCGAGCGACGCATCGAGCAGGTACACGCGATAACCACCGGCCCGCGTCGTCACCAACTCCAGGTGGCCCCGGGGCGTGGACTCCACCAACCCACCGTGGGGCGCGGCATGCGCATGCGGTGCTTCCTCGACGTGGGAGCGCGCGGCGACAGGCGCCGGTGGCTCCTTCTTGCTGCATGCGGCCACCAGCCCCGCCGCCACCATCACCGCGATGAATCCGTGTCTCATCTCTCTCCTCAATCCAGATGCGGACCCGCGAGGGCCTCAGTACGAGCCCGCGAGTCGCTCTCCCTCGGGCCGGGGCCCCGGGAGCGTCAGGTCATCCTCGGTCCGCGCCGCCGCCTTGCGCGCCAGGTAGCGCTCCAGCGCGGGACGTCCGAAGCGGTGGAACACGGCCGGCGTGACGAGCAGGTCCAGCAGCGTGGAGCTGATGAGCCCGCCCAGAATCACGGTGGCCACCGGGTGCAGTATCTCCTTGCCCGGAGCCCCCGAGGCGAGCGCCAGCGGCACCAGGGCCAGCCCCGCGGTGAGCGCCGTCATCAGCACGGGCACCAGCCGCTCGAGCGAGCCGCGCACCACCATCTCGCGGCCAAACACCGCGCCCTCGTGCTCCACCAGATGAAGGTAGTGCGAGATGAGCATGATGGTGTTCCGGCTGGCGATGCCGCACAGCGTGACGAAGCCCACGAGCGTCGCCACCGACAGCGGCTGCCCGGTGAGCACCACCGCCGTCACGCTGCCCACCAGCGCGAGCGGGATGTTGAGCATCACCTGCGCCACCAGTCGCGCCGAGCGGAAGTGCGCATACAGCACCAGGAACATGCCCACGAGCGACACCAGTGACAGCAGCGCGATGAGCCGCGTCGCGGATTGCTGACTCTCGAACTGTCCTTCATACGAGAGGAACGTCCCCGTCGGCAGCACCACGCTGGCGGCCACGCGCTCGCGGACCTCCTCCACCGCGCTGCCCAAGTCCCTGCCCGCCACGTTGGCCATGACCACCACGCGCCGCTGGAGGTGGTCATGGTGGATGACGTTGGGGCCGCGCGACTCCACCACCTCGGCCACCGCGGCCACGGGCACCCTCGCGCCGGACGGGGTGTCTACCAGGGCCCGACGGAAGGCCTCCGCATCCACTCGCGCGCGCTCCTCGTAGCGCACCAGCACGTCGAAGGTGCGCTGGCCCTCCAGCACCTGTCCCACCACCACGCCGTTGAAGGCCTTCTCCAACTGCTCCGCCATCGCGCCCGGCTGGACGCCCAGCCGCGCCGCCTCCTCGCGTTTCAGGCGCACCTGGAGCTGGGGAATCAGCGTCTGCTGTTCCACCTGGAGGTCCACCACGCCGGGCACCTGGGCCATGACGGCGCGCACCTCCTCCGCCTTGCCTCGCAGCGCATCCAGGTCCTGCCCGAAGAGCTTCACCGCCACCTGCGCGCGGATGCCGGACAACAGGTGGTCCAGTCGGTGCGAGATGGGCTGGCCCACGGACACGGACAGGCCGGGCAGCACGGACAGCCGCTCGCGCAGGTCCGCGAGCACCACGTCCCGAGGACGCCCGCCCTCCTTGAAGTCCACGTCCAGCTCCGAGTAGTGCACGCCCTCCGCATGCTCGTCCTGCTCGGCGCGGCCGGTGCGGCGGCCCACCGTCTTCACCTCGGGGACGGAGGCGATGAGCCGCTCTGCCAACAGCCCGAAGCGGTTGGACTCCTCCAGCGACGTGCCCGGGGGCGCCAGCACGTTCACCGTGGCCGTGCCCTCGTTGAACGGCGGAAGGAAGGAGCGCCCGAGGAACGGCACCACCGCCACCGCGCCGAGCACCAGCACCGCCGCGCCCACCAGCACCGCGCCCGAATGGGCCAGGGAGAAGTCGAGCACATGCCGGGCCCGCGCCTTCAGCCACCGCACCACCGCGCCGTCGCCGTGCTCCAGCAAGCGGCCCTTGGGGAGCAGGTACGCGCACAGCGCGGGCGTCACGGTGAGGGACACGAGCAGCGAGGCGAGGATGGACACCACGTAGGCCACGCCGAGCGGCGCGAACAGACGACCTTCGATGCCACCGAGCGCGAATAGGGGCAGGAAGACCAACACCACGATGAGCGTGGCGAAGACGATGGACCCGCGCACCTCCGAGGAGGCGAGGTAGATGACCCGGAGCACGGGCTCCGGCTGCTCCTTCGTCCGATTCTCCCGCAGACGCCGGTAGACGTTCTCCACGTCGACGATGGCGTCGTCCACCAACTCGCCCACCGCCACCGCCAGGCCACCGAGCGTGAGGGTGTTGATGGACAGGCCGAACGCCTTCATCACCAGCGCGGTGATGACGAAGGAGAGTGGAATCGCGGTGAGGGTGATGGCCGTGGTGCGCAGGTTGACGAGGAAGAGGAACAGCACCACCACGACGAGCAGCGCGCCGTCCCGCAGCGCCTCCACCACGTTGCCGATGGCGGCCTGGATGAAGTCCGCCTGTCGGAAGAGCATCTCCACGCGCACGTCCGAGGGCAGCGTGGAGCGCAGCTCCTTCACCGCGAGGTCCACCTGCTCCGTCAGCGCCAGCGTGCTGGCCCCGGGCTGCTTCTGCACCGCGAGGATGACCGCGGGGCGACCATTCATGCCGCCATCGCCGCGCTTCACCGCCGGCCCCACGTCCACCTCCGCGACCTGGGAGAGGCGCACCGGGACGCCGTCTCGCATCGCGACCACCGTGGAGCGCAGGTCCTCGACGGAGGCGCTGCGCGCGAGGTTGCGGACCAGGAACTCTCGCCCGCCCTTGTCCACGAAGCCGCCCGTGGTGTTGCCCTGTGACAGCCCCGCCGCGCGCTCCACGTCCTCGAAGGTGAGCCCGAAGGCCAGGAGCTTCTCGGGCGTCACGCGGACCTGGAACTGCTTCACCCCGCCACCCAGCACCGTCACCTGGGCGATGCCGGGAATCGTGAGCAGGCGTTGACGCAGCACCCAGTCCGCCAGTGAGCGCAGCTCCAGTGGAGACGTGCGCCCCTCCTCGCTCTGCACGCCGAGCAGGAGGATTTCCCCCATGATGGAGGACACGGGCGTCAAGTGCGGCGCCACGTCGCGCGGCAGGCGCTCTCGCGCCACCTGGAGCCGCTCGGAGACGAGCTGTCGGTCCAGGTAGATGTCCGTGCCCCAGTCGAACTCCACGTGGACGATGGACAGGCCCACCCCCGAGGACGAGCGCACCCGCTGCACTCCGGGCGCGCCGTTCATCGACGTCTCGATGGGCGTGGTGACGAGCGTCTCCACCTCCTCGGGGGACAGCCCTCCCGCCTCGGTCATCACCGTGACGGTGGGTCGGTTGAGGTCGGGGAACACGTCCACGGGGAGCCGGGTGACGGCCCAGCCGCCATAGAGCAGCACCGCCACCGCCGCGAGCACGACGAACAGGCGATGGCGCAGCGAGAAGAGGATGACGTGGTCCAGCACTACCGTCCCCCTCGCGCCAGCCGCAGCGCCGCCACGCCGGAGACCACCACCCGCTCGCCTGTCTTCAGTCCCTGGCGCACCGCCCTCCACGCGCCATCGGTGCCACCGAGCACCACGGGGCGCAGCTCGAAGGTCTCCGGTCCAGTGTGGATGAAGACGAAGGCCCGGCCCTCGTCCTCGACCACCGCGTCCGTCGGCACGGCGAGCTCGTCCTTGCGTCCGCCCTCCCCGAGCGCCACGTCCACGAACATGCCGGGGCGCAGGCGGCCCTCGCGGTTGTCGACCTCGAGGAGCACGCGCACGCTGCGCGTCGCCTCGTCCACCATCTGGCCCACGTGATAGGGCTTCGCGGTGAAGTGCTGGCCCGGATAGGCCGTGGTGGAGATGAGTGCGCCCGTGGTGCCCTCGGCCCGAGCGACCTCGGCCTCGTACACGTGCGCCTCCA
This genomic interval from Myxococcus guangdongensis contains the following:
- a CDS encoding cupredoxin domain-containing protein, which gives rise to MRHGFIAVMVAAGLVAACSKKEPPAPVAARSHVEEAPHAHAAPHGGLVESTPRGHLELVTTRAGGYRVYLLDASLAPRPVEGATGSVKVAKGGHPDVTLTPSGDHLVGQGPEHGDEHLAMVVTVVKDGKPEVARFSAHLEANGHGGGLVGTLRVAPCPAAPSEGLSAADCAKQGGVYSLVRDGGVTTRVFAAPGQDAKSLLSTRVGQRVHVKGTEAEGRVVAEAVALEHDHTPFHGGVVAMSGDTHLEVLSLRSGEVRVWVTDAFRQPLPLVGRKGVVEVTGASAPLVPEAGGAYLSGALPPSDVEREVTVRLPMPEDAEYFIGFLLTPTDAPKADAKPQATGGDAVQEVTITVQGGYQPSEVPLKQGVPARLRFVRKDSGGCGDELLIPDFGIQRPLPGLTETVVSFVPDKVGTFEFTCGMQMMKGQLVVK
- a CDS encoding efflux RND transporter permease subunit; the protein is MLDHVILFSLRHRLFVVLAAVAVLLYGGWAVTRLPVDVFPDLNRPTVTVMTEAGGLSPEEVETLVTTPIETSMNGAPGVQRVRSSSGVGLSIVHVEFDWGTDIYLDRQLVSERLQVARERLPRDVAPHLTPVSSIMGEILLLGVQSEEGRTSPLELRSLADWVLRQRLLTIPGIAQVTVLGGGVKQFQVRVTPEKLLAFGLTFEDVERAAGLSQGNTTGGFVDKGGREFLVRNLARSASVEDLRSTVVAMRDGVPVRLSQVAEVDVGPAVKRGDGGMNGRPAVILAVQKQPGASTLALTEQVDLAVKELRSTLPSDVRVEMLFRQADFIQAAIGNVVEALRDGALLVVVVLFLFLVNLRTTAITLTAIPLSFVITALVMKAFGLSINTLTLGGLAVAVGELVDDAIVDVENVYRRLRENRTKEQPEPVLRVIYLASSEVRGSIVFATLIVVLVFLPLFALGGIEGRLFAPLGVAYVVSILASLLVSLTVTPALCAYLLPKGRLLEHGDGAVVRWLKARARHVLDFSLAHSGAVLVGAAVLVLGAVAVVPFLGRSFLPPFNEGTATVNVLAPPGTSLEESNRFGLLAERLIASVPEVKTVGRRTGRAEQDEHAEGVHYSELDVDFKEGGRPRDVVLADLRERLSVLPGLSVSVGQPISHRLDHLLSGIRAQVAVKLFGQDLDALRGKAEEVRAVMAQVPGVVDLQVEQQTLIPQLQVRLKREEAARLGVQPGAMAEQLEKAFNGVVVGQVLEGQRTFDVLVRYEERARVDAEAFRRALVDTPSGARVPVAAVAEVVESRGPNVIHHDHLQRRVVVMANVAGRDLGSAVEEVRERVAASVVLPTGTFLSYEGQFESQQSATRLIALLSLVSLVGMFLVLYAHFRSARLVAQVMLNIPLALVGSVTAVVLTGQPLSVATLVGFVTLCGIASRNTIMLISHYLHLVEHEGAVFGREMVVRGSLERLVPVLMTALTAGLALVPLALASGAPGKEILHPVATVILGGLISSTLLDLLVTPAVFHRFGRPALERYLARKAAARTEDDLTLPGPRPEGERLAGSY